Proteins from one Bacteroides zhangwenhongii genomic window:
- a CDS encoding endonuclease/exonuclease/phosphatase family protein, which translates to MKAFYRLFYYFSILLTGVLAGVTLVGAFAGSATPESFKLIPFIGLGLPVLLLANLAFAIYWTIRWRCWVFLSLIALFGNWGYISCVFQFPLFSPASEPIAKLGTYTPGILTVATYNVDAFNHEHMGYSCKGIATQMQNLQADILCLQEVGINSSFNIDSVCAAFSNWPYQYIPSAPEGKELLQLAVFSRYPIREQSLITYPDSKNCSLWCDIEIPGRTIRLFNNHLQTTEVTRNKRKLEKELYKEDTQKAERAALTLIDGLHENFRKRAGQADVLKQLIADSPHPTLVCGDFNSLPSSYVYHTIKGNRKGDKKGDKKGDKKGNKLQDGFQTSGHGYMYTFKFFKHLLRIDYVLHSPELKSTDYFSPDWSYSDHNPVVMRMKL; encoded by the coding sequence ATGAAAGCCTTTTATAGACTGTTCTACTATTTTTCTATCCTGCTGACAGGTGTTTTGGCAGGTGTTACCCTAGTGGGTGCCTTTGCCGGAAGTGCCACACCGGAGAGTTTCAAACTTATCCCCTTTATTGGTCTAGGGTTGCCTGTACTTTTATTGGCTAATCTGGCTTTTGCCATTTATTGGACGATCCGCTGGCGGTGTTGGGTTTTCCTTTCTCTCATTGCTTTATTCGGTAATTGGGGGTATATAAGTTGCGTCTTTCAGTTTCCTCTTTTCAGCCCGGCTTCGGAGCCGATAGCCAAGCTGGGAACCTATACACCCGGAATATTGACCGTAGCGACTTACAATGTGGATGCTTTCAACCACGAACATATGGGGTATTCCTGCAAAGGTATCGCTACTCAAATGCAGAATCTGCAAGCGGATATCCTCTGCTTGCAGGAGGTCGGTATCAATTCCTCATTTAACATTGACAGTGTATGTGCCGCTTTTTCTAACTGGCCGTATCAGTATATTCCTTCCGCTCCCGAAGGAAAGGAGCTTTTGCAACTGGCTGTTTTCAGCCGTTATCCTATCAGGGAACAGAGTCTTATCACCTATCCTGACTCTAAGAATTGCAGCCTGTGGTGTGACATCGAAATACCCGGTCGCACGATCCGCCTGTTTAATAATCATCTGCAAACAACGGAAGTGACGCGTAACAAAAGAAAACTGGAAAAAGAGCTTTACAAGGAGGATACCCAAAAAGCGGAACGTGCCGCTCTGACTCTGATAGACGGTCTGCACGAGAACTTCCGGAAACGTGCCGGACAAGCTGATGTCCTCAAACAACTGATAGCCGACTCCCCCCATCCTACCCTCGTCTGTGGTGACTTCAACTCTCTACCGTCTTCTTATGTCTATCACACCATAAAAGGTAACAGGAAAGGTGATAAGAAAGGTGATAAGAAAGGTGACAAGAAAGGTAACAAACTGCAAGATGGCTTCCAGACAAGCGGACATGGCTATATGTATACTTTCAAATTTTTCAAGCATTTACTAAGAATTGACTATGTCCTCCACTCTCCGGAACTGAAAAGTACGGATTACTTTTCACCGGACTGGAGTTATAGCGATCATAATCCGGTGGTGATGAGGATGAAGCTATAA
- a CDS encoding TonB-dependent receptor — MQKRMRSFLVVAMLMLIATVNAQVTTSSIAGKVTAQKEPIIGATVVAIHEASGTRYGAITNIDGRFTMQGMRAGGPYKVEVSYVGYSTAVFNKINLQLGETYQLDIQLKESSELLDEVVVTGQKGVAASRTGAATSFSLKNIESVPTMSRSLNDITRLTPQATVNSNGAISFAGANNRYNSFQIDGAMNNDVFGLTSNGTNGGQASVEPVSLETIEQIQINIAPFDVRQSGFTGGGINAITKSGTNKFHGSAYFFGNTQALIGTTAGEMEEGQKRTKLDKQHDYQWGVTIGGPIIKDKLFFFANYEKTDKSYPTAYNVGDGSDFTLEETQRVLDILKDKTGGKYNANFDPKDIYTRSDKVGTKIDWNINDRNKFTARYSFVGAQRYNFSRSYSKLNASDVAFVFTNKTHSLTAELNSRIGDNMNNEARFSYVRVRDNREPQGDIFPAITVKKGASSMLLGTEYSSCANRLDQDIFTLSDNFSVLLGNHSLIFGTHNEMYQFENLFIQNLYGAYTFNSIDDLENGVINNYYYGRSKVDVTGRDDWAPSFGAMQLGFYAQDTWNATNRFTLTYGIRMDIPIFLDTPTKNDDFNNTDIAKNYSVYTNRKLSSTPLWSPRLGFRWKLTDDGRALLRGGLGVFTGRIPFVWLSNSFSNTGMEFEKYSLKSKDIKKLGNAFYFNTDPKGQAEMLQNATASTTEVDVFSKDFKFAQNLRANLAFEYMLPGDVKMTLEGLYSKTLNDIYYRNLNYEMDGDATVGSTYSSLSFDNRPMFKQQNDKYTDIMLLDNTSKGYTYNVSLKLEKSFNFGLDVMAAYTYGESKSINSATSSVAYSNWRYNETKGNPNAPELSVSDYSIPHRIVASLSYGKEYAKRFKSTVSLVYTGQSGAPYNITYYGDLNGDGSNGNDLVFIPTDEQIDAMQFKAKGNLDADQQKADLKAFLGSAKYLKDHRGEYYERNSDRMSFEHHFDFRFLQDFKFRVAKETHTLQFSVDIMNVGNLLNRKWGLESYMSNNSYSPISYSGGGEFQYTQGDKYDPFKEISNISSRWRCQLGLRYIF; from the coding sequence AGGCCTCCGGAACCCGTTATGGAGCAATAACAAATATAGACGGGCGATTTACGATGCAAGGTATGCGTGCCGGCGGTCCTTATAAAGTTGAAGTTTCCTACGTGGGATATAGCACTGCGGTTTTCAATAAGATTAATCTTCAATTAGGAGAAACCTACCAGTTAGATATTCAGTTAAAAGAATCCTCAGAATTATTGGATGAGGTTGTTGTTACAGGTCAGAAAGGTGTGGCAGCCAGTCGTACTGGAGCTGCAACTAGCTTTTCTTTAAAGAATATAGAATCAGTGCCGACAATGAGCCGTAGTCTGAATGACATCACCCGTCTGACTCCGCAGGCTACTGTAAATTCCAATGGTGCGATTTCTTTTGCAGGTGCCAACAACCGCTATAATAGCTTCCAAATTGATGGAGCAATGAATAATGACGTGTTCGGCCTTACTTCCAATGGAACGAACGGAGGACAAGCTAGCGTTGAACCGGTTTCATTAGAGACGATTGAACAGATTCAGATAAATATTGCGCCTTTTGACGTTCGCCAGTCAGGTTTTACTGGTGGTGGAATTAATGCAATTACTAAGTCCGGTACAAATAAGTTTCACGGTTCCGCATATTTCTTTGGAAATACACAAGCTTTGATCGGAACTACTGCCGGAGAGATGGAAGAAGGACAGAAACGTACAAAATTAGATAAACAGCATGATTATCAATGGGGTGTAACGATTGGTGGTCCTATTATTAAGGACAAACTCTTCTTCTTTGCCAATTACGAAAAAACGGATAAATCTTATCCGACAGCATATAATGTTGGTGATGGTTCCGATTTCACACTTGAGGAGACGCAGCGTGTATTGGATATTTTGAAGGATAAAACAGGTGGTAAATACAATGCGAATTTTGATCCGAAAGACATCTATACACGTTCAGATAAAGTAGGAACAAAAATAGACTGGAATATAAATGATCGTAATAAATTTACGGCTCGTTATAGTTTTGTAGGAGCACAACGTTATAATTTCTCTCGTTCATACTCAAAACTGAATGCTTCCGATGTAGCGTTTGTTTTTACTAATAAGACACATTCACTGACAGCCGAATTAAATTCCCGCATTGGCGATAATATGAATAATGAAGCTCGTTTTTCATATGTACGTGTACGCGATAACCGTGAGCCTCAGGGAGATATATTCCCGGCAATTACCGTAAAGAAAGGGGCATCTTCAATGCTTTTGGGTACAGAATACTCTTCTTGTGCAAATCGTTTGGATCAGGACATTTTCACATTATCAGATAACTTCTCCGTATTGTTAGGCAATCACTCATTGATATTCGGTACTCATAATGAGATGTATCAATTTGAGAATCTGTTTATTCAGAATCTCTATGGTGCTTATACTTTTAACAGTATTGATGACTTAGAAAATGGAGTCATTAATAACTATTACTATGGTCGTTCAAAGGTTGATGTAACGGGTAGGGACGATTGGGCGCCTAGTTTCGGAGCTATGCAGTTAGGATTTTATGCTCAAGACACTTGGAATGCTACCAACCGGTTTACATTGACGTATGGTATTCGTATGGATATCCCCATTTTCTTGGATACTCCTACAAAAAACGATGATTTTAACAATACGGATATAGCTAAAAATTATAGTGTTTATACTAATCGTAAACTGAGTAGTACTCCCTTGTGGTCTCCGCGTTTGGGATTCCGTTGGAAATTGACTGATGATGGAAGAGCCTTGCTGCGTGGTGGACTCGGTGTTTTCACAGGTCGTATACCTTTTGTGTGGTTAAGCAATAGTTTTTCAAATACAGGTATGGAATTTGAGAAATATTCCTTAAAGAGTAAGGATATAAAGAAATTGGGTAATGCTTTCTATTTCAATACTGATCCCAAAGGACAAGCTGAAATGTTACAAAATGCAACGGCATCTACAACAGAGGTAGATGTTTTTTCTAAAGACTTTAAATTCGCCCAGAACCTTCGTGCTAATTTAGCTTTCGAATATATGCTTCCGGGCGATGTAAAGATGACATTGGAAGGCCTTTATTCAAAGACGTTGAATGATATATATTATCGCAATTTGAATTATGAGATGGATGGTGACGCTACTGTCGGTTCTACTTATTCCTCACTTTCGTTTGATAACAGACCTATGTTCAAACAACAGAATGACAAATATACTGACATAATGCTGTTGGACAATACAAGTAAAGGTTATACCTATAATGTATCTCTGAAACTGGAAAAGTCATTTAACTTCGGTCTGGATGTAATGGCGGCCTACACTTATGGAGAAAGTAAGTCTATCAACTCCGCGACTTCTTCTGTAGCCTATTCAAACTGGAGATATAACGAGACAAAAGGTAATCCGAACGCGCCGGAGCTGAGTGTCTCCGATTATAGTATTCCGCATCGCATTGTGGCATCTCTATCTTATGGAAAGGAATATGCTAAACGTTTTAAATCAACGGTCAGTCTGGTATATACAGGTCAGTCGGGTGCTCCATATAATATAACTTATTACGGTGATTTGAATGGTGACGGCAGTAACGGTAATGATCTGGTTTTTATTCCTACAGATGAGCAGATTGATGCGATGCAGTTTAAAGCAAAAGGAAATTTGGATGCGGATCAGCAAAAAGCAGACTTGAAAGCATTCTTGGGCAGTGCGAAGTATCTGAAAGACCATCGTGGTGAGTATTATGAAAGAAACTCTGATCGTATGTCTTTTGAGCATCATTTTGATTTCCGTTTCTTGCAAGATTTTAAATTCAGAGTAGCTAAAGAAACACATACTTTGCAATTCTCTGTTGATATAATGAATGTTGGTAACTTGCTTAATAGAAAATGGGGACTTGAAAGTTATATGTCCAATAACTCATATTCTCCTATTTCATACTCCGGTGGAGGTGAATTTCAATATACTCAAGGAGATAAATACGATCCATTTAAAGAGATCTCAAACATAAGCTCTCGATGGAGATGTCAACTTGGTTTAAGATATATATTCTAA